The Hoplias malabaricus isolate fHopMal1 chromosome 9, fHopMal1.hap1, whole genome shotgun sequence genome contains a region encoding:
- the ccnb3 gene encoding G2/mitotic-specific cyclin-B3 isoform X1: MPFSRGKKPKLSKLTKLCDKGSENQEDGPQVKRSTSPLQGAPKKRTAFIDISNAVSQCFLTLQFDADEDSVQRKIEISNPIKKRVPVKKAQKKTSVAAKNEANLKKSASVCSEVESEDLQVEVSLVPKAPLPPHLLPPNIPLEFDIDLDSSNDSSQIPEYAKDIFDYLKGREEKFELHDYMESQPSLNQSMRAILVDWLVEVQENFELNHETLYLAVKMTDHYLAVAEASRESLQLIGSTAMLLACKFEERLPPCIDDFLYICDDAYKRSQLIDMEMKILKALNFDISIPVPYRFLRRYAKCVNAGMDTLTLARFVCELSLLEMQFVPVRASLLASACLLIALVTKDLGGWNPCLQFHTGYSAEDLSPVARKLQHMLSCTPDCKLATVRSKYSHKVFFEVALIPTVSLQKLEMFLK, encoded by the exons atgccatTTTCAAGAGGAAAGAAACCCAAACTTAGCAAGTTAACAAAGCTATGTGATAAGGGATCAGAGAACCAG GAGGATGGTCCTCAGGTCAAGCGATCGACGTCCCCTCTTCAAGGGGCTCCAAAGAAAAGAACAGCGTTTATTGACATCAGTAAT GCTGTGTCTCAGTGTTTTTTGACTCTTCAGTTTGATGCTGATGAGGACAGTGTGCAGCGA AAGATTGAGATTAGTAATCCCATCAAGAAGAGAGTTCCTGTCAAAAAAGCGCAGAAGAAGACCTCAGTGGCTGCTAAGAATGAGGCCAACCTGAAGAA gTCTGCCTCAGTTTGTTCTGAGGTTGAGTCTGAGGATCTGCAGGTGGAAGTGTCTCTGGTTCCTAAGGCCCCCCTTCCCCCACACCTCTTACCCCCAAAT atACCCCTCGAATTTGACATCGACTTGGATTCTTCAAATGACAGCTCACAGATACCAGAGTATGCCAAAGACATTTTTGACTACCTAAAGGGCAGAGAG GAGAAGTTTGAATTGCATGACTACATGGAGAGTCAGCCCAGCCTGAACCAGAGCATGAGGGCCATTCTTGTGGATTGGCTTGTAGAGGTGCAG GAGAATTTTGAATTGAATCATGAGACTCTTTACCTGGCAGTAAAGATGACAGATCATTACTTGGCTGTGGCTGAGGCTAGCAGAGAATCTCTCCAGCTCATTGGCTCCACGGCCATGCTCCTTGCCTGCAAGTTTGAG GAGAGGCTCCCACCTTGTATCGATGATTTTCTGTATATCTGTGATGATGCGTATAAACGCTCACAGCTCATCGACATGGAAATGAAAATCTTGAAAGCACTGAACTTTGACATCAGCATTCCTGTTCCGTACCGATTTCTACGCCGCTACGCCAAG TGTGTAAACGCCGGCATGGACACACTGACTCTGGCCCGGTTCGTGTGTGAGCTCAGTCTGCTGGAGATGCAGTTTGTCCCAGTCCGAGCCTCTCTGTTGGCCTCTGCTTGCCTTCTCATTGCCTTGGTTACGAAGGACCTTGGGGGATGg AATCCTTGTCTACAATTTCACACGGGCTACAGTGCAGAAGATCTGTCACCTGTGGCACGAAAGCTCCAGCATATGCTAAGCTGCACTCCTGACTGCAAACTTGCCACTGTCCGGAGCAAGTACTCCCACAA GGTTTTCTTTGAAGTTGCTCTGATTCCCACTGTGAGCTTGCAGAAGTTGGAGATGTTTCTAAAGTGa
- the ccnb3 gene encoding G2/mitotic-specific cyclin-B3 isoform X5 — protein MPFSRGKKPKLSKLTKLCDKGSENQEDGPQVKRSTSPLQGAPKKRTAFIDISNIEISNPIKKRVPVKKAQKKTSVAAKNEANLKKSASVCSEVESEDLQVEVSLVPKAPLPPHLLPPNIPLEFDIDLDSSNDSSQIPEYAKDIFDYLKGREEKFELHDYMESQPSLNQSMRAILVDWLVEVQENFELNHETLYLAVKMTDHYLAVAEASRESLQLIGSTAMLLACKFEERLPPCIDDFLYICDDAYKRSQLIDMEMKILKALNFDISIPVPYRFLRRYAKCVNAGMDTLTLARFVCELSLLEMQFVPVRASLLASACLLIALVTKDLGGWNPCLQFHTGYSAEDLSPVARKLQHMLSCTPDCKLATVRSKYSHKVFFEVALIPTVSLQKLEMFLK, from the exons atgccatTTTCAAGAGGAAAGAAACCCAAACTTAGCAAGTTAACAAAGCTATGTGATAAGGGATCAGAGAACCAG GAGGATGGTCCTCAGGTCAAGCGATCGACGTCCCCTCTTCAAGGGGCTCCAAAGAAAAGAACAGCGTTTATTGACATCAGTAAT ATTGAGATTAGTAATCCCATCAAGAAGAGAGTTCCTGTCAAAAAAGCGCAGAAGAAGACCTCAGTGGCTGCTAAGAATGAGGCCAACCTGAAGAA gTCTGCCTCAGTTTGTTCTGAGGTTGAGTCTGAGGATCTGCAGGTGGAAGTGTCTCTGGTTCCTAAGGCCCCCCTTCCCCCACACCTCTTACCCCCAAAT atACCCCTCGAATTTGACATCGACTTGGATTCTTCAAATGACAGCTCACAGATACCAGAGTATGCCAAAGACATTTTTGACTACCTAAAGGGCAGAGAG GAGAAGTTTGAATTGCATGACTACATGGAGAGTCAGCCCAGCCTGAACCAGAGCATGAGGGCCATTCTTGTGGATTGGCTTGTAGAGGTGCAG GAGAATTTTGAATTGAATCATGAGACTCTTTACCTGGCAGTAAAGATGACAGATCATTACTTGGCTGTGGCTGAGGCTAGCAGAGAATCTCTCCAGCTCATTGGCTCCACGGCCATGCTCCTTGCCTGCAAGTTTGAG GAGAGGCTCCCACCTTGTATCGATGATTTTCTGTATATCTGTGATGATGCGTATAAACGCTCACAGCTCATCGACATGGAAATGAAAATCTTGAAAGCACTGAACTTTGACATCAGCATTCCTGTTCCGTACCGATTTCTACGCCGCTACGCCAAG TGTGTAAACGCCGGCATGGACACACTGACTCTGGCCCGGTTCGTGTGTGAGCTCAGTCTGCTGGAGATGCAGTTTGTCCCAGTCCGAGCCTCTCTGTTGGCCTCTGCTTGCCTTCTCATTGCCTTGGTTACGAAGGACCTTGGGGGATGg AATCCTTGTCTACAATTTCACACGGGCTACAGTGCAGAAGATCTGTCACCTGTGGCACGAAAGCTCCAGCATATGCTAAGCTGCACTCCTGACTGCAAACTTGCCACTGTCCGGAGCAAGTACTCCCACAA GGTTTTCTTTGAAGTTGCTCTGATTCCCACTGTGAGCTTGCAGAAGTTGGAGATGTTTCTAAAGTGa
- the ccnb3 gene encoding G2/mitotic-specific cyclin-B3 isoform X4, translating into MPFSRGKKPKLSKLTKLCDKGSENQEDGPQVKRSTSPLQGAPKKRTAFIDISNKIEISNPIKKRVPVKKAQKKTSVAAKNEANLKKSASVCSEVESEDLQVEVSLVPKAPLPPHLLPPNIPLEFDIDLDSSNDSSQIPEYAKDIFDYLKGREEKFELHDYMESQPSLNQSMRAILVDWLVEVQENFELNHETLYLAVKMTDHYLAVAEASRESLQLIGSTAMLLACKFEERLPPCIDDFLYICDDAYKRSQLIDMEMKILKALNFDISIPVPYRFLRRYAKCVNAGMDTLTLARFVCELSLLEMQFVPVRASLLASACLLIALVTKDLGGWNPCLQFHTGYSAEDLSPVARKLQHMLSCTPDCKLATVRSKYSHKVFFEVALIPTVSLQKLEMFLK; encoded by the exons atgccatTTTCAAGAGGAAAGAAACCCAAACTTAGCAAGTTAACAAAGCTATGTGATAAGGGATCAGAGAACCAG GAGGATGGTCCTCAGGTCAAGCGATCGACGTCCCCTCTTCAAGGGGCTCCAAAGAAAAGAACAGCGTTTATTGACATCAGTAAT AAGATTGAGATTAGTAATCCCATCAAGAAGAGAGTTCCTGTCAAAAAAGCGCAGAAGAAGACCTCAGTGGCTGCTAAGAATGAGGCCAACCTGAAGAA gTCTGCCTCAGTTTGTTCTGAGGTTGAGTCTGAGGATCTGCAGGTGGAAGTGTCTCTGGTTCCTAAGGCCCCCCTTCCCCCACACCTCTTACCCCCAAAT atACCCCTCGAATTTGACATCGACTTGGATTCTTCAAATGACAGCTCACAGATACCAGAGTATGCCAAAGACATTTTTGACTACCTAAAGGGCAGAGAG GAGAAGTTTGAATTGCATGACTACATGGAGAGTCAGCCCAGCCTGAACCAGAGCATGAGGGCCATTCTTGTGGATTGGCTTGTAGAGGTGCAG GAGAATTTTGAATTGAATCATGAGACTCTTTACCTGGCAGTAAAGATGACAGATCATTACTTGGCTGTGGCTGAGGCTAGCAGAGAATCTCTCCAGCTCATTGGCTCCACGGCCATGCTCCTTGCCTGCAAGTTTGAG GAGAGGCTCCCACCTTGTATCGATGATTTTCTGTATATCTGTGATGATGCGTATAAACGCTCACAGCTCATCGACATGGAAATGAAAATCTTGAAAGCACTGAACTTTGACATCAGCATTCCTGTTCCGTACCGATTTCTACGCCGCTACGCCAAG TGTGTAAACGCCGGCATGGACACACTGACTCTGGCCCGGTTCGTGTGTGAGCTCAGTCTGCTGGAGATGCAGTTTGTCCCAGTCCGAGCCTCTCTGTTGGCCTCTGCTTGCCTTCTCATTGCCTTGGTTACGAAGGACCTTGGGGGATGg AATCCTTGTCTACAATTTCACACGGGCTACAGTGCAGAAGATCTGTCACCTGTGGCACGAAAGCTCCAGCATATGCTAAGCTGCACTCCTGACTGCAAACTTGCCACTGTCCGGAGCAAGTACTCCCACAA GGTTTTCTTTGAAGTTGCTCTGATTCCCACTGTGAGCTTGCAGAAGTTGGAGATGTTTCTAAAGTGa
- the ccnb3 gene encoding G2/mitotic-specific cyclin-B3 isoform X3: MPFSRGKKPKLSKLTKLCDKGSENQEDGPQVKRSTSPLQGAPKKRTAFIDISNFDADEDSVQRKIEISNPIKKRVPVKKAQKKTSVAAKNEANLKKSASVCSEVESEDLQVEVSLVPKAPLPPHLLPPNIPLEFDIDLDSSNDSSQIPEYAKDIFDYLKGREEKFELHDYMESQPSLNQSMRAILVDWLVEVQENFELNHETLYLAVKMTDHYLAVAEASRESLQLIGSTAMLLACKFEERLPPCIDDFLYICDDAYKRSQLIDMEMKILKALNFDISIPVPYRFLRRYAKCVNAGMDTLTLARFVCELSLLEMQFVPVRASLLASACLLIALVTKDLGGWNPCLQFHTGYSAEDLSPVARKLQHMLSCTPDCKLATVRSKYSHKVFFEVALIPTVSLQKLEMFLK; encoded by the exons atgccatTTTCAAGAGGAAAGAAACCCAAACTTAGCAAGTTAACAAAGCTATGTGATAAGGGATCAGAGAACCAG GAGGATGGTCCTCAGGTCAAGCGATCGACGTCCCCTCTTCAAGGGGCTCCAAAGAAAAGAACAGCGTTTATTGACATCAGTAAT TTTGATGCTGATGAGGACAGTGTGCAGCGA AAGATTGAGATTAGTAATCCCATCAAGAAGAGAGTTCCTGTCAAAAAAGCGCAGAAGAAGACCTCAGTGGCTGCTAAGAATGAGGCCAACCTGAAGAA gTCTGCCTCAGTTTGTTCTGAGGTTGAGTCTGAGGATCTGCAGGTGGAAGTGTCTCTGGTTCCTAAGGCCCCCCTTCCCCCACACCTCTTACCCCCAAAT atACCCCTCGAATTTGACATCGACTTGGATTCTTCAAATGACAGCTCACAGATACCAGAGTATGCCAAAGACATTTTTGACTACCTAAAGGGCAGAGAG GAGAAGTTTGAATTGCATGACTACATGGAGAGTCAGCCCAGCCTGAACCAGAGCATGAGGGCCATTCTTGTGGATTGGCTTGTAGAGGTGCAG GAGAATTTTGAATTGAATCATGAGACTCTTTACCTGGCAGTAAAGATGACAGATCATTACTTGGCTGTGGCTGAGGCTAGCAGAGAATCTCTCCAGCTCATTGGCTCCACGGCCATGCTCCTTGCCTGCAAGTTTGAG GAGAGGCTCCCACCTTGTATCGATGATTTTCTGTATATCTGTGATGATGCGTATAAACGCTCACAGCTCATCGACATGGAAATGAAAATCTTGAAAGCACTGAACTTTGACATCAGCATTCCTGTTCCGTACCGATTTCTACGCCGCTACGCCAAG TGTGTAAACGCCGGCATGGACACACTGACTCTGGCCCGGTTCGTGTGTGAGCTCAGTCTGCTGGAGATGCAGTTTGTCCCAGTCCGAGCCTCTCTGTTGGCCTCTGCTTGCCTTCTCATTGCCTTGGTTACGAAGGACCTTGGGGGATGg AATCCTTGTCTACAATTTCACACGGGCTACAGTGCAGAAGATCTGTCACCTGTGGCACGAAAGCTCCAGCATATGCTAAGCTGCACTCCTGACTGCAAACTTGCCACTGTCCGGAGCAAGTACTCCCACAA GGTTTTCTTTGAAGTTGCTCTGATTCCCACTGTGAGCTTGCAGAAGTTGGAGATGTTTCTAAAGTGa
- the ccnb3 gene encoding G2/mitotic-specific cyclin-B3 isoform X2, protein MPFSRGKKPKLSKLTKLCDKGSENQEDGPQVKRSTSPLQGAPKKRTAFIDISNCFLTLQFDADEDSVQRKIEISNPIKKRVPVKKAQKKTSVAAKNEANLKKSASVCSEVESEDLQVEVSLVPKAPLPPHLLPPNIPLEFDIDLDSSNDSSQIPEYAKDIFDYLKGREEKFELHDYMESQPSLNQSMRAILVDWLVEVQENFELNHETLYLAVKMTDHYLAVAEASRESLQLIGSTAMLLACKFEERLPPCIDDFLYICDDAYKRSQLIDMEMKILKALNFDISIPVPYRFLRRYAKCVNAGMDTLTLARFVCELSLLEMQFVPVRASLLASACLLIALVTKDLGGWNPCLQFHTGYSAEDLSPVARKLQHMLSCTPDCKLATVRSKYSHKVFFEVALIPTVSLQKLEMFLK, encoded by the exons atgccatTTTCAAGAGGAAAGAAACCCAAACTTAGCAAGTTAACAAAGCTATGTGATAAGGGATCAGAGAACCAG GAGGATGGTCCTCAGGTCAAGCGATCGACGTCCCCTCTTCAAGGGGCTCCAAAGAAAAGAACAGCGTTTATTGACATCAGTAAT TGTTTTTTGACTCTTCAGTTTGATGCTGATGAGGACAGTGTGCAGCGA AAGATTGAGATTAGTAATCCCATCAAGAAGAGAGTTCCTGTCAAAAAAGCGCAGAAGAAGACCTCAGTGGCTGCTAAGAATGAGGCCAACCTGAAGAA gTCTGCCTCAGTTTGTTCTGAGGTTGAGTCTGAGGATCTGCAGGTGGAAGTGTCTCTGGTTCCTAAGGCCCCCCTTCCCCCACACCTCTTACCCCCAAAT atACCCCTCGAATTTGACATCGACTTGGATTCTTCAAATGACAGCTCACAGATACCAGAGTATGCCAAAGACATTTTTGACTACCTAAAGGGCAGAGAG GAGAAGTTTGAATTGCATGACTACATGGAGAGTCAGCCCAGCCTGAACCAGAGCATGAGGGCCATTCTTGTGGATTGGCTTGTAGAGGTGCAG GAGAATTTTGAATTGAATCATGAGACTCTTTACCTGGCAGTAAAGATGACAGATCATTACTTGGCTGTGGCTGAGGCTAGCAGAGAATCTCTCCAGCTCATTGGCTCCACGGCCATGCTCCTTGCCTGCAAGTTTGAG GAGAGGCTCCCACCTTGTATCGATGATTTTCTGTATATCTGTGATGATGCGTATAAACGCTCACAGCTCATCGACATGGAAATGAAAATCTTGAAAGCACTGAACTTTGACATCAGCATTCCTGTTCCGTACCGATTTCTACGCCGCTACGCCAAG TGTGTAAACGCCGGCATGGACACACTGACTCTGGCCCGGTTCGTGTGTGAGCTCAGTCTGCTGGAGATGCAGTTTGTCCCAGTCCGAGCCTCTCTGTTGGCCTCTGCTTGCCTTCTCATTGCCTTGGTTACGAAGGACCTTGGGGGATGg AATCCTTGTCTACAATTTCACACGGGCTACAGTGCAGAAGATCTGTCACCTGTGGCACGAAAGCTCCAGCATATGCTAAGCTGCACTCCTGACTGCAAACTTGCCACTGTCCGGAGCAAGTACTCCCACAA GGTTTTCTTTGAAGTTGCTCTGATTCCCACTGTGAGCTTGCAGAAGTTGGAGATGTTTCTAAAGTGa